The following proteins are encoded in a genomic region of Fusarium keratoplasticum isolate Fu6.1 chromosome 9, whole genome shotgun sequence:
- a CDS encoding MFS domain-containing protein, which translates to MPPYQTPAVELEPEPEYAPDVPLLDLESPGIHDDAASDVSSLHSHTEPTPNYRFSRWGIHSPRRIVILVALIKFSVVLSGMLLFLPFARILEDMMCHVHYQDTSSEIIDEMKCKVDEVQARLGYFYGWNSLLSSIVGLMVAFPYGMMSDKIGRKPTLLFSYSGVAVSFLFGPTALKSSQDALRQNPYILLCGCVFQLFGGGIPVMLNTLYAVAADVSTEQDKAKHFLWLTFGSTAGGITGPVISGLLMQKYGPWVPIYLVMTTVPVVLVTLILLPETLTVNLKNQKAQAERATPTTFKQHMTHGLNELIHSLNMLKNLSVVMILVTFFIQNARFAAYMTIMGQYISKHFGWKLAEVSILLSPLGILNLIILGGLPKIADILVSPRFRMTPFGKDLFLTRVSTGILAFAAFFQGMSHNIVLFLFGLFLGTFGAADSPLARATVTHYVPPEFTSRLYALIGMIEVIGSFIAGPVLAWCFDQGLKRKGFWMGLPWYYIGFLCTLAWVALLFVKPPRKHSREDPGDTDEDDAEDYMPDAPLRLQ; encoded by the exons ATGCCACCGTATCAAACACCAGCCGTCGAGCTGGAACCTGAGCCCGAATATGCCCCAGATGTGCCTCTGCTGGATCTAGAGTCGCCCGGGATCCATGACGATGCCGCCAGCGATGTCAGCAGCCTTCATTCCCACACGGAGCCGACCCCTAACTATCGGTTCTCGCGATGGGGCATCCACTCGCCGCGGCGCATCGTCATACTAGTTGCCCTCATCAAGTTCTCCGTCGTCCTGAGCGGCATGCTCTTGTTTTTACCCTTTGCGCGTATCCTGGAGGACATGATGTGCCATGTTCACTATCAGGACACGTCTTCGGAGATcattgatgagatgaagtgCAAGGTCGATGAGGTACAGGCTAGGCTGGGGTACTTTTATGGCTGGAACAGCCTTTTATCCTCCATCGTTG GCCTGATGGTTGCCTTTCCCTATGGAATGATGTCTGACAAGATTGGTCGGAAGCCAACGCTGCTTTTTTCATACTCTGGCGTCGCAGTGAGCTTCCTCTTTGGCCCTACGGCTCTCAAGTCGAGCCAGGATGCCCTGCGTCAGAATCCATATATCCTCCTCTGTGGATGTGTGTTTCAGCTTTTTGGAGGTGGCATCCCGGTCATGCTGAATACTCTCTATGCGGTGGCAGCCGATGTGAGCACTGAACAGGACAA AGCGAAGCACTTCCTCTGGCTTACCTTTGGTTCAACTGCTGGTGGAATCACTGGACCTGTTATTTCAGGTCTTCTCATGCAAAAATACGGTCCATGGGTTCCCATCTATCTCGTCATGACCACGGTACCGGTCGTCTTGGTCActctcatccttctcccagAGACTCTGACTGTCAACCTTAAGAATCAGAAAGCTCAAGCCGAAAGAGCCACGCCGACCACCTTCAAACAGCACATGACTCACGGACTCAACGAACTCATCCACTCATTAAATatgctcaagaacctcagCGTCGTCATGATCCTCGTCACCTTTTTCATCCAGAATGCTCGGTTCGCGGCTTACATGACAATCATGGGTCAGTATATCAGCAAGCACTTCGGGTggaagctggccgaggtCAGCATTCTGCTATCTCCTCTGGGAATCCTCAACCTCATTATCCTTGGCGGTCTGCCCAAGATTGCCGACATTCTTGTATCACCTCGCTTTCGAATGACACCTTTCGGCAAGGACCTATTCTTGACGCGCGTGTCAACCGGTATCCTGGCCTTTGCAGCTTTCTTCCAAGGCATGAGTCATAATATCGTCTTGTTCCTGTTTGGTCTCTTCCTTGGAACATTCGGTGCCGCGGATAGTCCTCTTGCACGTGCAACTGTGACGCACTACGTTCCACCAGAATTTACTTCTCGATTATATGCTTTGATAGGGATGATCGAGGTGATAGGGTCTTTTATTGCAGGTCCGGTTCTGGCTTGGTGTTTCGATCAAGGCCTGAAGCGAAAGGGATTTTGGATGGGCTTGCCGTGGTATTACATTGGCTTTCTCTGTACGCTTGCTTGGGTTGCCCTGTTATTTGTTAAGCCACCTAGGAAGCATTCACGAGAAGACCCGGGAGATactgatgaagatgatgcgGAAGACTACATGCCAGACGCTCCTCTGCGGCTTCAATAG
- a CDS encoding EamA domain-containing protein — protein MSRPESTRSGEGTYARERQHVHDETDDVAVPTSPLLEPRSTSPTGYGLRAKLGLGGVARRTVGFALLMLTVFLWTLYNFIASYIFADQTYNKPFFVVYVNTSIFAISLAPKFLRYLRRTGFRGLRHDATQLWADYKQGTTRTKTLREDEDEGAGERLISEGYGSAENTKTDEKLGLHETAVLSFEFCMLWFLANYFSSACLEYTSVASVTILTSTSSVWTLIFCSFFGIERFSTPKLLGVGASLAGVILISTVDMSGTSDEDRGSFPHKTTAQIAIGDSMAFLSAVIYGIYVTVMKRRVPDEDKVDMQLFFGLVGVFNLILLWPLFFILHWTGLETFELPPDATIWGIIIFNAVSSFISDISWALALLMTTPLVVTVGLSLTIPLSLIGEMLQYSRYSSFTYWVGATVVFVSFIVVSRESDDAEDSKKNDDLERAASDVM, from the exons ATGTCGCGGCCTGAGTCGACGCGATCGGGGGAGGGCACATACGCACGCGAACGACAGCACGTACACGACGAGACAGACGATGTGGCAGTTCCGACGAGTCCCCTACTCGAACCGAGGTCAACGTCCCCGACCGGCTATGGATTGAGGGCAAAGCTAGGGTTGGGCGGAGTTGCTCGGAGGACGGTGGGCTTCGCGCTGTTGATGCTGACGGTGTTTCTCTGGACGCTTTACAACTTTATCGCCAGT TACATCTTTGCCGACCAAACCTACAACAAGCCGTTCTTTGTCGTATACGTCAATACCTCGATATTTGCCATCTCGTTGGCACCCAAATTTCTTCGATATCTGAGGAGGACTGGTTTCCGTGGATTGCGACATGATGCGACTCAGCTATGGGCGGACTACAAGCAGGGTACGACTCGGACAAAGACGCTGCgcgaggacgaagacgagggagCCGGCGAACGTTTGATATCGGAGGGCTATGGCAGCGCAGAGAACACAAAGACGGACGAGAAGCTGGGACTTCACGAAACCGCGGTTCTAAGTTTCGAGTTCTGCATGCTCTGGTTCCTCGCCAACTacttctcctcggcctgcctGGAGTACACGAGCGTTGCCAGCGTCACGATTTTGACATCGACAAGTAGCGTGTGGACGCTCATCTTCTGCTCTTTCTTCGGAATCGAGCGCTTCTCGACACCGAAGCTTCTCGGTGTGGGAGCATCGCTCGCCGGTGTCATACTCATTTCTACTGTGGACATGTCTGGCACGAGTGACGAGGACCGGGGATCGTTCCCACACAAGACGACGGCACAGATTGCTATTGGTGACTCGATGGCGTTTCTGAGTGCGGTTATCTACGGCATATATGTGAcggtgatgaagaggagggttCCCGATGAGGACAAGGTGGACATGCAGCTGTTCTTTGGGCTGGTTGGTGTGTTCAACTTGATACTCTTGTGGCCTCTTTTCTTCATCCTGCACTGGACAGGCTTGGAAACG TTTGAACTTCCACCAGATGCTACAATCTGGGGTATCATTATT TTCAATGCCGTGTCATCCTTCATCAGCGACATCTCGTGGGCACTGGCACTGCTCATGACCACACCGTTGGTGGTGACTGTGGGCCTGTCACTCACGATCCCGCTGTCCTTGATCGGCGAGATGCTGCAGTACAGCCGATACTCAAGCTTCACATATTGGGTAGGAGCAACGGTCGTGTTTGTTTCTTTTATTGTGGTGAGCCGCGAGAGTGATGATGCGGAGGACAGCAAGAAGAACGATGACTTGGAGAGGGCAGCCAGTGATGTGATGTAG